One Leishmania donovani BPK282A1 complete genome, chromosome 15 genomic window carries:
- a CDS encoding ecotin, putative, with amino-acid sequence MPAGMSGAAGKTLANFKAPYPEPASQQRRYVIFLDPKGYRKELND; translated from the coding sequence ATGCCCGCAGGGATgtccggcgctgctggaaaGACACTCGCCAACTTCAAGGCGCCGTACCCGGAAccggcgtcgcagcagcgccgctatGTGATCTTCCTCGACCCCAAGGGCTACAGAAAAGAGCTGAACGACTAA
- a CDS encoding katanin-like protein: MFDALRSIRRQADAVQAAAQKRCLFDSPAAPRTTDDRRWLFPYLCDINRRQRAFCSKLEADGDPQGRRAGSDGDTLPVAAGSPASHQVAEVCMRYSRPLAATALAGSQRCGAGVAALLSTTGLLREASRDDAELSVVRDALPMCTLWGSVLRLWCTAGGECPNLRTLAAAAQLQCLSPRGKPLEADDAGMRCMCAALWAGAPDKLRRLLDAVGMSKDNDAASEERGRRHTNSSRAGSPAARSTPPQRRPRSPAERGTDDAPQRRARRDAGVNSALGEGGGATSSLVPPLPLRATSARAQAAASRSRSQTPPSRSRSQSPPPPVSVAPATRPATAARTRQSAFSFAVRVGDSSGGTAAVSAAVAPKPQQQQQERENGDASDMAGVTESQTGLVSSAPHSHDGPPQSQQHPASVSPSGPLRQKTLAAFISGGGLSKPHQCQQQKPPPPASTAKRSSWFNQPPQQQPVAPSKAPPYEHGLRHNTGSSRIGGGVDRGDEESSRALMAAPSSGNNLAPSSSISSPSTTIGGFVTAGEQLLTDVRQGRTMSSAYLSKRSPALGLRRNTGFQPQHHQQQPKTPAGATDVQTALNSITTPHVRKGIGGASQAVGPSGGTCGVRGTGGATASHNQGDGDDDSGSFPASLLLPDGSVPPILLPLDPKLVTQVAMEILENGAGARQVGWDDIAGLQHAKASVEEAIVWPLRRPDLFVGLRDPPRGLLLFGPPGTGKTMIARAIANRAACTFLNISSSSLMSKWVGDGEKLVRCLFAVATVKQPSVIFIDEIDSLLSVRGEGETDSVRRVKTEFLVQLDGVATDRGDRVLLIGATNRPDELDEAARRRMEKRLYIPLPDEAARRELIQRLLKSLGPSEADEDGALGSAGKAASTATATTTTQVTHTLTDADLDSLVRSTDGYSGADLKQLCREAAMGPLREMSVMQLSAVAAADLRPVQRKDFRQALKRLKPSVGPAEVQRYVEWNKLFGSFNEHDDDEDDDDELEHQEGHGAC, from the coding sequence ATGTTCGACGCTCTTCGCTCCATTCGGCGGCAGGCCGATGccgtgcaggcggcggcacaaaAACGTTGCCTTTTTGACTCCCCTGCCGCGCCCCGCACCACGGATGATCGTCGCTGGTTGTTCCCGTATCTGTGCGACATCAACCGGCGTCAGCGCGCCTTCTGCAGCAAGCTCGAGGCCGACGGAGATCCCCAAGGCAGGCGTGCGGGGTCGGACGGCGACACTCtccccgtcgccgccgggTCACCCGCAAGCCATCAAGTTGCGGAGGTCTGCATGCGCTACTCTCGGCCCTTGGCAGCTACCGCGTTAGCCGGTTCGCAGCGCTGTGGCGCTGGGGTTGCTGCTCTGCTCTCTACCACGGGACTCCTCCGTGAAGCGTCCCGGGACGACGCCGAGCTGTCAGTCGTCAGGGACGCGCTTCCAATGTGTACCTTGTGGGGATCTGTTCTTCGTCTGTGGTGCACCGCGGGGGGAGAATGTCCAAATCTGCGCACtcttgctgcggctgcccagctgcagtgcctctCGCCGCGTGGCAAACCGTTGGAAGCAGATGATGCTGGCATgcggtgcatgtgtgccGCCTTGTGGGCGGGAGCGCCAGACaagctgcggcggctcctGGACGCGGTGGGCATGAGCAAGGACAACGACGCCGCGTCAGAGGAGCGAGGACGGCGTCACACAAATTCGTCGCGCGCAGGCTCGCCAGCGGCGAGGAGTACGCCGCCTCAGAGGCGGCCTCGCAGCCCTGCAGAGCgcggcaccgacgacgcACCTCAGAGGAGGGCTCGTCGCGATGCAGGTGTCAACAGTGCGCTGGGCGAGGGCGGTGGTGCCACCAGCTCCCTCgtcccgcccctccctctccggGCTACCTCTGCCCGTGCCCAGGCGGCCGCCTCACGATCACGCTCGCAAACTCCACCGTCGCGCAGCCGTTCacagtcgccgccgccgccggtgtccGTCGCGCCGGCCACCCggcctgcgacggcggcacgcacgcgtcagtccgctttttctttcgcaGTGCGAGTCGGcgacagcagtggcggcaccgcggctgTCAGtgcagccgtcgcgccgaagccccagcagcagcagcaggagcgggagAACGGTGATGCGAGTGACATGGCTGGAGTGACGGAGAGTCAAACTGGGCTAgtcagcagcgcgccacACTCGCACGACGGCCCACCGCAGTCGCAGCAACATCCTGCTAGCGTGTCGCCGTCTGGACCGCTTCGCCAGAAGACCCTCGCGGCATTTatcagcggcggtggactCTCCAAACCACACCAATGCCAACAGCAGAAGCCTCCGCCACCCGCCTCGACTGCGAAGCGCTCATCATGGTTTAACCaaccgccacagcagcagcctgtTGCCCCATCCAAGGCCCCGCCGTACGAGCACGGCCTGCGTCATaacaccggcagcagcaggatcGGCGGGGGCGTTGATCGAGGGGATGAGGAGAGCTCGCGTGCTCTGATGGCGGCACCGAGTAGTGGGAACAACCtggcgccgagcagcagcatcagcagcccaTCCACCACTATTGGCGGCTTCGTCACGGCTGGTGAGCAGCTCCTCACGGACGTCCGGCAAGGACGCACCATGAGCTCCGCGTATCTGAGCAAGCGGTCTCCAGCCCTCGGGCTGCGGCGAAACACCGGCTTTCAGCCTCAACATCATCAACAGCAGCCGAAGACGCCAGCAGGCGCGACCGACGTACAGACCGCGCTGAACAGCATAACAACACCTCATGTACGCAAAGGAATCGGTGGCGCAAGTCAGGCCGTTGGACCGTCAGGTGGCACTTGCGGGGTCCGCGGCACGGgaggcgccaccgcgagcCACAACCAAGGCGATGgggacgacgacagcgggaGCTTTCCGGcctccctgctgctgccagaCGGCTCTGTCCCGCCGATCCTCCTGCCACTCGACCCGAAGCTCGTGACGCAGGTGGCGATGGAGATACTGGagaacggcgccggcgcgcggCAGGTCGGCTGGGACGACATCGCagggctgcagcacgccaaggcgagcgtggaggaggcgatcgtatggccgctgcgccgtccaGACCTGTTTGTAGGGCTGCGCGACCCGCCGCgcgggctgctgctcttcggcCCACCCGGCACTGGAAAGACGATGATCGCCCGCGCGATCGCGAACCGCGCGGCGTGCACCTTCCTGAACatctcgtcctcctcgctcatGTCCAAGTGGGTGGGCGATGGCGAGAAGCTGGTGCGCTGTCTTTTTGCCGTCGCGACTGTGAAGCAGCCGAGTGTCATCTTCATCGACGAAATCGACTCGCTGCTGTCCGTgcgcggagagggggagacgGACTCCGTGCGGCGAGTCAAGACGGAGTTTTTGGTGCAGCTGGACGGTGTGGCGACGGACCGCGGCGACCGGGTGCTCCTCATTGGGGCAACCAACCGACCAGACGAGCTGGATGAggccgcacggcggcgcatgGAGAAGCGGCTATACATCCCGCTGCCGGACGAGGCGGCCCGGCGTGAGCTGATTCAACGTCTTCTCAAGTCGCTCGGCCCAAGTGAAGCGGACGAGGATGGCGCCCTTGGCAGTGCTGGCAAGGCTGCCAGCACTGCCACTGCGACGACAACAACTCAAGTCACGCATACGCTTACCGACGCCGACCTGGACAGTCTCGTGCGCAGCACTGACGGCTACTCTGGTGCCGACCTCAAGCAGCTCTGCAGGGAGGCCGCCATGGGGCCTCTTCGTGAGATGTCTGTCATGCAGCTcagcgccgtggctgctgccgatcTCCGACCGGTGCAGCGCAAAGACTTCAGGCAAGCCCTGAAGCGGCTAAAGCCGAGCGTGGGGCCGGCCGAGGTGCAGCGATACGTAGAATGGAATAAGCTTTTCGGCTCCTTCAATGagcacgacgacgatgaagacgacgatgacgagcTCGAACATCAAGAGGGCCACGGCGCCTGCTGA